A part of Ferviditalea candida genomic DNA contains:
- a CDS encoding phage portal protein, translating into MNIFSRMFKARDKPKNSLFGNAYSFFFGGTSSGKAVNERTAMQTTAVYACVRILAEAIAGLPLHVYRYKEDGGKEKALTHPLYYLLHDEPNPEMTSFVFRETLMSHLLLWGNAYAQVIRDGAGRVMALYPLLPSKMTVDRAPNGELYYTYRRDSEESRTNPKAGLVYLRSDEVLHIPGLGFDGLIGYSPIAMAKNAIGMAIACEEYGASFFANGANPGGVLEHPGVLKDPAKVRESWNAVYQGSANAHRIAVLEEGMKFQQIGIPPEQAQFLETRKFQINEIARIFRVPPHMVGDLEKSSFSNIEQQSLEFVKYTLDPWVARWEQAIQKALLLPSEKRTYFVKFNVDGLLRGDYASRMNGYAVARQNGWMSANDIRELENMNRIPAELGGDLYLINGNMLPLSQAGNFYDKEADKNASKNAGR; encoded by the coding sequence ATGAATATCTTTTCCCGCATGTTCAAAGCAAGGGACAAGCCGAAAAACAGCCTGTTCGGCAATGCATACAGCTTTTTCTTCGGCGGCACATCCAGCGGCAAGGCCGTTAATGAGCGGACGGCCATGCAGACAACTGCAGTGTATGCCTGTGTAAGGATACTTGCAGAGGCCATCGCCGGGCTCCCGCTGCATGTGTACCGTTACAAGGAAGACGGCGGCAAAGAAAAAGCGCTGACCCATCCGCTGTATTACCTGCTCCATGACGAGCCAAACCCGGAGATGACTTCATTCGTGTTCCGCGAAACACTGATGAGTCATCTTCTTTTATGGGGAAACGCCTACGCTCAGGTTATCAGGGACGGCGCAGGCCGGGTGATGGCTTTGTATCCGCTTCTGCCAAGCAAGATGACGGTGGACAGGGCCCCGAACGGGGAACTGTATTACACCTACCGGCGGGACAGCGAGGAAAGCAGGACAAATCCGAAGGCGGGGCTCGTGTACCTGCGAAGCGACGAGGTGCTGCACATCCCGGGGCTTGGCTTTGACGGGCTGATCGGCTACTCCCCTATCGCCATGGCCAAGAATGCCATAGGCATGGCCATCGCCTGCGAAGAGTACGGCGCGTCCTTCTTCGCCAACGGCGCAAATCCGGGCGGCGTGCTGGAACATCCGGGCGTGCTCAAGGACCCGGCAAAGGTGCGCGAAAGCTGGAATGCCGTCTATCAAGGCAGCGCCAACGCCCACCGCATCGCCGTTTTGGAAGAGGGCATGAAATTCCAGCAGATCGGCATCCCGCCGGAGCAGGCGCAGTTTCTGGAGACAAGGAAATTTCAAATCAATGAGATTGCCCGTATCTTCCGTGTACCGCCCCACATGGTGGGCGACCTTGAGAAGTCGAGCTTTTCAAACATCGAGCAGCAGTCTCTGGAATTTGTCAAATATACGCTTGACCCGTGGGTGGCGCGCTGGGAGCAGGCCATCCAAAAGGCGCTGCTTTTGCCGTCGGAGAAGCGGACATACTTTGTCAAGTTCAACGTGGACGGCCTATTGCGCGGGGATTATGCAAGCCGCATGAACGGCTATGCCGTAGCACGCCAGAACGGCTGGATGTCGGCCAACGATATCCGGGAGCTTGAGAACATGAACCGCATTCCCGCGGAGCTGGGCGGCGATTTGTATCTCATCAACGGCAATATGCTTCCGCTGTCGCAAGCAGGAAATTTTTATGATAAGGAGGCAGATAAGAATGCAAGCAAAAACGCGGGCAGATAA
- a CDS encoding DUF4314 domain-containing protein — MNKNGFPPKEIVLRLREQYPPGSRVELIRMDDPYAALKPGDQGTVSFVDDIGTIFVDWDCGSTLGVAYGEDLIRRL; from the coding sequence ATGAACAAAAACGGCTTTCCGCCAAAGGAAATAGTACTCCGGCTGCGGGAGCAATACCCGCCCGGATCGCGCGTGGAGCTCATACGCATGGATGATCCGTATGCCGCGCTGAAACCGGGAGATCAAGGCACCGTTTCATTTGTGGATGATATAGGGACTATTTTTGTGGATTGGGACTGCGGTTCAACCCTCGGCGTTGCCTATGGTGAAGACTTGATCCGGCGGCTGTAA
- a CDS encoding site-specific DNA-methyltransferase — protein sequence MNIQKIRAGLLNPAAYNPRKDLKPGDKEYEKLKRTIEEFGCVELIVWNKRTGNVVSGHQRLKILLEFGCTEIDCVVVDLDEQREKALNIALNKIQGEWDENKLAELMAELDAGAFDVSLTGFDASEIDELLNRWYSKEAVQDSFDIDKAHEEIMQRKPVTKRGDIWILGNHRLMCGDSGSEADFAKLMDGGHAQMAVTSPPYGVGKEYEKAGIEPWFETVRPVIKNLCRHADIVCWNLGDLYATGSQFIEPTSVYSVNMFLDNGYRPIWIRIWKKQGQNFGVGPYHLVSNKPVQQYEYISAFSKNGESEEYNDQEYVWLSAFAGHSYKFVKRLTKEERKKWGYAGIWEMTTVRANKEHPAMFPVELPWRCIKMHSDKGGIVLEPFSGSGTTIIAAEQTGRKCYAMELSPVYCDLAVKRWQEYANEKAVRLEG from the coding sequence TTGAACATACAGAAAATCAGAGCCGGGCTGTTGAATCCCGCGGCATATAATCCCCGCAAGGATTTAAAGCCAGGCGATAAGGAATATGAAAAACTTAAACGCACGATAGAGGAATTTGGGTGCGTTGAATTAATCGTTTGGAACAAGCGGACAGGCAATGTGGTATCGGGTCATCAGCGGCTTAAAATTCTGCTGGAGTTCGGCTGTACGGAAATTGACTGCGTAGTGGTTGATTTAGATGAACAGAGGGAGAAGGCTCTGAATATTGCCCTCAACAAGATTCAGGGCGAATGGGACGAAAACAAGCTGGCCGAGCTGATGGCCGAGTTGGATGCAGGCGCGTTTGATGTGTCGCTCACAGGATTTGACGCTTCGGAAATCGACGAACTGCTCAATCGCTGGTACTCCAAGGAAGCGGTGCAGGACAGCTTTGACATAGACAAGGCGCACGAGGAAATCATGCAGCGCAAGCCGGTGACCAAGCGGGGCGACATCTGGATTCTTGGGAATCACCGCCTGATGTGCGGCGACTCCGGCAGCGAGGCCGACTTCGCAAAGCTCATGGACGGGGGTCACGCGCAGATGGCAGTTACCTCCCCGCCATACGGAGTGGGCAAAGAATATGAGAAGGCCGGAATCGAGCCGTGGTTTGAAACCGTCCGCCCGGTGATCAAAAATCTGTGCAGGCATGCAGATATTGTTTGCTGGAACTTAGGTGATCTCTATGCTACCGGCTCTCAGTTTATTGAACCCACCAGTGTATATAGCGTGAATATGTTTTTGGACAACGGCTACCGCCCCATATGGATCCGCATCTGGAAGAAGCAAGGACAGAACTTTGGCGTAGGCCCATATCACCTCGTTTCCAATAAACCGGTTCAGCAGTATGAATATATTTCCGCGTTTAGCAAAAACGGCGAGAGCGAGGAATACAACGATCAGGAGTATGTGTGGCTTTCGGCATTTGCCGGGCACAGCTATAAGTTCGTGAAGCGGCTGACCAAGGAGGAGCGTAAGAAGTGGGGCTATGCCGGCATATGGGAGATGACGACTGTCCGGGCAAATAAGGAGCATCCTGCCATGTTCCCAGTGGAGCTTCCATGGCGCTGCATCAAAATGCACAGCGACAAAGGCGGCATTGTGCTGGAACCGTTCTCCGGCAGCGGAACCACTATCATCGCGGCTGAGCAGACCGGGCGCAAATGCTATGCGATGGAGCTGTCGCCTGTATATTGCGATTTGGCGGTTAAAAGGTGGCAAGAGTATGCGAACGAAAAAGCGGTCAGGCTGGAGGGATGA
- a CDS encoding gamma-glutamylcyclotransferase family protein encodes MAVSGGIDNRALGAESRPLSRGKRKEEDAMDKEKGTIYLAYGSNLNLKQMAYRCPTARVLGQAKLTGYRLLFRGGSGSAVATIERQKGGSVPVLLWRITPYDEEALDRYEGYPHLYRKETVKVRFKGQWVSAMAYIMNDGRPLGTPGRCYYEVIRQGYMDAGFDISVLNKAVRDSAAQETAET; translated from the coding sequence ATGGCGGTTTCGGGCGGCATAGATAACCGGGCGCTGGGGGCGGAGAGCCGCCCCTTATCCCGCGGCAAACGCAAGGAGGAAGATGCGATGGACAAGGAAAAAGGGACAATTTATTTGGCATACGGAAGCAACCTGAACTTGAAGCAGATGGCATACCGCTGTCCAACGGCAAGAGTGCTTGGACAAGCGAAACTCACAGGCTACCGTCTGCTGTTCCGGGGCGGCAGCGGAAGCGCGGTGGCGACGATAGAAAGGCAAAAAGGCGGAAGCGTACCGGTATTGCTTTGGAGAATCACGCCTTATGACGAGGAAGCGCTGGACCGCTATGAAGGCTATCCGCATCTATACCGTAAAGAAACGGTTAAGGTGCGTTTCAAAGGGCAGTGGGTGTCCGCAATGGCATATATCATGAATGACGGAAGGCCTTTAGGAACGCCGGGCCGCTGCTACTACGAGGTCATCCGGCAGGGATATATGGACGCGGGATTTGATATTTCCGTACTCAATAAAGCGGTGCGGGATTCGGCGGCGCAGGAGACGGCGGAGACATAG
- a CDS encoding type II toxin-antitoxin system Phd/YefM family antitoxin encodes MRVSATELKMNMGKYIERAAVEDIIITRNGKDVALLTNVESMKKDAIKSLRGILKGVDVTREEIREERLARYNEDPN; translated from the coding sequence ATGCGCGTTTCAGCCACCGAACTAAAAATGAACATGGGCAAGTATATCGAGCGCGCCGCGGTCGAGGACATCATCATCACCCGCAACGGCAAGGACGTCGCGCTCCTTACAAACGTCGAAAGCATGAAGAAAGACGCAATTAAATCCCTGCGCGGCATTTTAAAGGGAGTCGATGTCACCCGGGAGGAGATACGCGAGGAAAGGCTGGCAAGGTACAATGAAGATCCTAATTGA
- a CDS encoding P27 family phage terminase small subunit → MAKDGTSRGGARIGAGQKKKPLADKILEGNPGRRKLMVMEFTDAADLEGQSMPPPREYLAAKQKNGKTTLAVEIYEKTWQWLKERRCEHLIPAQLIEQYAQSVARWIQCEECITEFGFLAKHPTTGNAIPSPYVAMSQSFMKQANNLWYQIYQVVRENCASEFKGATPHDDVMEKLLTARRGG, encoded by the coding sequence ATGGCAAAGGACGGTACCAGCCGCGGCGGGGCGCGCATTGGCGCGGGACAGAAGAAAAAGCCGCTGGCTGACAAAATTTTGGAAGGAAACCCCGGCAGACGAAAGCTCATGGTAATGGAATTTACGGATGCTGCGGATCTGGAAGGCCAGAGCATGCCGCCGCCGAGGGAGTATCTCGCCGCAAAGCAAAAGAACGGCAAAACAACTTTGGCGGTGGAAATATACGAAAAGACATGGCAGTGGCTTAAGGAGCGCCGGTGCGAGCATCTTATCCCTGCGCAGCTTATTGAGCAATATGCCCAGAGCGTGGCGCGGTGGATCCAGTGCGAGGAATGCATCACCGAGTTCGGCTTTCTGGCCAAGCATCCGACAACCGGCAACGCCATCCCGTCGCCTTATGTAGCCATGAGCCAAAGCTTTATGAAGCAGGCGAATAACCTGTGGTATCAGATTTACCAAGTTGTGAGGGAAAACTGCGCCAGCGAATTTAAAGGGGCAACTCCCCACGACGACGTGATGGAAAAACTCCTGACCGCAAGAAGAGGTGGTTGA
- a CDS encoding site-specific DNA-methyltransferase, protein MELLMMKIADLKPHPKNPRKHPEDLLIKLEASIREFGFTNPVLISSDNMILAGHARCKAAARMGIQEVPAVRLALEGAKADAYVIVDNKLNELAQWDTELLMDLIKDIDNSGFDVSLTGFDAAEIDELFRDKTAANVKEDNFNAEKAAAEIETPVTQKGDIWLLGRHRLMCGDSALLSDVQKLMDGKKTRFVFTDPPWNVDYGSDTRHPSWKPRQILNDRMSTEEFGAFLLSAFNCMREVSEAGCMTYVVMSAQEWGNVMNALREAGYHWSSTIIWKKDSLVLSRKDYHTQYEPIWYGWLEGTRLCPLKDRKQSDVWEIPRPKVSEEHPTMKPVSLVAKTMLNSSRAGDLALDLFGGSGTTLIAAEQTGRVCFMMELDPKYCDVIAKRYVSQFGDNAAFLLRGDEKIPLAETQIA, encoded by the coding sequence ATGGAACTGTTAATGATGAAAATAGCGGATTTAAAGCCTCATCCTAAGAATCCCCGCAAGCATCCGGAGGATTTGTTAATAAAACTGGAGGCTTCCATTAGAGAATTTGGGTTTACAAATCCGGTGCTGATCAGCAGCGACAATATGATTCTGGCCGGCCATGCAAGGTGCAAAGCCGCGGCAAGAATGGGAATTCAAGAGGTTCCGGCAGTGAGGCTTGCTTTGGAAGGAGCTAAAGCCGATGCTTATGTCATAGTGGATAATAAATTGAATGAGCTTGCCCAATGGGATACAGAGCTTTTGATGGATTTGATCAAAGACATAGACAACAGCGGCTTTGACGTCTCCCTTACCGGGTTTGACGCTGCGGAGATCGACGAGTTGTTCCGCGATAAAACTGCCGCCAATGTCAAAGAGGACAATTTCAATGCGGAAAAGGCGGCGGCGGAAATCGAAACTCCGGTTACCCAAAAAGGCGATATATGGCTGCTTGGCAGGCACCGGCTTATGTGCGGCGACAGCGCCTTGCTTTCAGATGTGCAAAAGCTGATGGACGGCAAAAAGACGAGGTTTGTTTTCACCGACCCGCCATGGAACGTGGATTACGGTTCGGATACCAGGCACCCAAGCTGGAAGCCGAGGCAAATTCTAAACGACAGGATGAGCACCGAAGAATTCGGCGCTTTTTTATTGAGCGCCTTTAACTGCATGCGCGAGGTTTCGGAGGCGGGGTGCATGACCTATGTGGTGATGTCCGCGCAGGAATGGGGCAACGTTATGAACGCCCTGCGGGAGGCGGGGTACCACTGGTCAAGCACGATTATATGGAAAAAGGACAGCCTGGTACTATCCAGAAAGGACTATCATACCCAGTACGAGCCGATCTGGTACGGCTGGCTTGAGGGGACGCGCCTTTGCCCGCTTAAAGACCGAAAACAGTCGGATGTCTGGGAGATACCCCGCCCGAAAGTGTCGGAGGAACATCCGACCATGAAGCCTGTTTCGCTTGTGGCCAAGACCATGCTCAACAGTTCCCGTGCGGGAGATTTGGCCCTTGACTTGTTCGGCGGTTCCGGCACAACGCTTATCGCCGCCGAGCAGACCGGACGGGTTTGCTTTATGATGGAGCTTGACCCGAAATACTGCGATGTGATTGCAAAGCGCTATGTTTCCCAGTTCGGGGATAACGCCGCATTCCTGCTTCGCGGGGATGAAAAAATTCCGCTCGCAGAAACACAGATCGCTTGA
- a CDS encoding amidoligase family protein → MLETRFGIEVEFTGITRAQAAKVAAEFLGGRIESGNDYYNTQKVIAPDGRVWKFMSDGSIRTQKKERGRIVEAGREYSVELVSPILTYREDIETLQELIRRLRKAGAFAVPSCCGIHVHIESANHTPRSIRNFINIIASKNDLLYKALQIEPERMRFCKKMDAALVEKINRRKPKTMAAIESIWYEGYSESRSTHYHNSRYHFLNLHSFFNGNGTIELRGFNSELHAGKIRSYIVLALALNHQALTQKCASSKKPQVENEKFAMRTYLNRIGLIGDEFKNCREHLCKHLDGNAAWRFRAA, encoded by the coding sequence ATGCTTGAAACGAGATTTGGAATCGAGGTTGAATTTACAGGGATTACAAGGGCGCAGGCGGCAAAGGTCGCCGCGGAGTTTTTGGGCGGGAGGATCGAAAGCGGAAACGATTATTACAACACGCAGAAAGTTATCGCGCCGGACGGACGGGTCTGGAAATTTATGAGCGACGGCAGCATCCGGACGCAGAAAAAGGAGCGCGGCCGGATTGTGGAGGCGGGCCGGGAATACAGCGTGGAGCTGGTAAGCCCCATACTCACCTACCGGGAGGACATTGAAACCCTGCAGGAGCTGATCAGGAGGCTCCGCAAGGCGGGCGCCTTTGCGGTGCCGAGCTGCTGTGGCATTCATGTTCATATTGAAAGCGCAAACCATACGCCGCGAAGCATCCGCAACTTCATCAACATCATTGCCAGCAAGAACGACCTGCTCTACAAGGCGCTGCAGATTGAGCCGGAAAGGATGCGTTTCTGCAAGAAGATGGACGCGGCGCTGGTGGAGAAGATAAACCGCCGCAAGCCCAAGACCATGGCGGCCATTGAGAGCATCTGGTACGAGGGTTACAGCGAAAGCCGGAGCACCCATTACCACAACAGCAGATACCATTTTCTCAACCTGCACAGCTTTTTCAACGGCAACGGAACAATCGAACTTCGCGGCTTCAACAGCGAGCTCCACGCCGGGAAAATCAGAAGCTACATAGTGCTTGCCCTGGCGCTGAACCATCAGGCGCTGACGCAAAAATGCGCCAGCAGCAAGAAACCGCAGGTCGAAAACGAAAAATTCGCCATGCGCACCTACCTCAACCGCATAGGGCTGATCGGCGACGAGTTCAAAAACTGCCGGGAGCACCTTTGCAAACACCTCGACGGCAACGCGGCATGGCGGTTTCGGGCGGCATAG
- a CDS encoding head maturation protease, ClpP-related → MQAKTRADKPKNPQNPGRGLGPASRWWDWVQNDDGSRTLYLDGPIAEESWLGDEVTPKQFKSELLSGEGDITIWINSPGGDVFAASQIYNMLMDYKGKVTVKIDGIAASAASVIAMAGGDVFMSPVSMMMIHNPMTIAIGDTEEMEKAIAMLEEIKESIINAYELKTGLSRAKISHLMDAESWFNARKAVELGFADSILFMENESSLSEFEVSGGMIFSRQAVTNSILQKLIPKEKPKGTPVESLEKRLYLLKP, encoded by the coding sequence ATGCAAGCAAAAACGCGGGCAGATAAGCCCAAAAACCCGCAAAACCCGGGGCGCGGATTGGGTCCAGCGTCACGCTGGTGGGATTGGGTGCAAAACGACGACGGCAGCCGGACTTTGTACCTTGACGGGCCCATAGCCGAAGAAAGCTGGCTGGGAGACGAAGTGACTCCCAAACAGTTCAAATCGGAGCTGTTGTCCGGAGAGGGCGATATAACCATCTGGATCAACAGCCCGGGCGGCGACGTGTTTGCGGCCAGCCAGATTTACAACATGCTGATGGATTACAAAGGTAAGGTAACCGTCAAAATTGACGGCATTGCGGCCAGCGCCGCTTCGGTCATTGCCATGGCCGGAGGCGACGTCTTCATGTCGCCTGTTAGCATGATGATGATACACAACCCAATGACCATAGCCATCGGCGACACCGAGGAAATGGAAAAAGCCATCGCCATGCTGGAGGAAATAAAGGAATCCATCATCAACGCCTATGAGCTGAAAACCGGGCTTTCCCGGGCGAAAATATCGCACCTCATGGATGCGGAAAGCTGGTTTAACGCAAGGAAAGCGGTGGAACTGGGCTTTGCCGACAGCATCCTGTTTATGGAGAATGAATCATCCCTATCCGAATTTGAAGTATCAGGAGGAATGATCTTCAGCAGGCAGGCGGTGACAAATTCCATCCTGCAAAAGCTTATACCCAAAGAAAAACCCAAAGGAACCCCGGTTGAGTCGCTGGAAAAGCGGCTTTATTTATTAAAACCGTAA
- a CDS encoding terminase TerL endonuclease subunit produces the protein MAEGSRYDKEAADAAVAFINCLKHTKGEWYGMPFELIDWQEQIVRDIFGVLKPNGYRQFNTAYVEIPKKQGKQLALDTPVPTPDSWKRMGELKQGDLVFDENGNPCYVLALSEIDDAEQAYRLTFGDGSSIIAGARHLWKVQVINNGRKERLLQTQQMYEAFSAYRKRHRDAPFRSIYRIPVAGALKLPDAELPVDPYLYGYWLGNGCAAKPEITVRTCDVAGVLKRIPYEVSSLWKNVGDSVVVRIPVLKSVLLNSHHSKHIPLEYLRASENQRWELLQGLMDSDGCIGKLKAQSTYVSTERQLALDVRELLWSLGIKNSMTESPSMRCGKPTGRTLYTIRFTSFADLPTSGLARKLCRRKETASSPTRSNYHYIHSIEPVKERIPMRCIQVSSPSRQYLAGPSMVPTHNSELAAAIALYLTCGDFEHGGEVYGCASDRQQASIVFDVAVDMVEQCPALKSRIKPILSRKRLIYRPLGSFYQVLSAEAYTKHGLNVHGVIFDEIHTQPNRELYDVMTKGSGDARKQPLFFLITTAGTDRNSICWEVHQKAEDILQGRKIDPTFYPVIYSAADTDDWTSEKVWKKVNPSLGITVDIEKLRVAFENAKQNPAEENLFRQLRLNQWVKQSVRWMPMDKWDKCAFPVDADSLRGRTCYGGLDLSSTTDITAFVLVFPPLDEDDKYQILPFFWIPEDNIDQRVRRDHVPYDVWERQSFLYTTEGNVVHYGFIESFIEELGMKYNIREIAFDRWGAVQMTQNLESMGFTVVPFGQGFKDMSPPTKELMKLTLEERIAHGGHPVLRWMMDNIFVKTDPAGNIKPDKEKSTERIDGAVALIMALDRALRHSGENTGSVYDERGLLFI, from the coding sequence ATGGCGGAAGGTTCCCGATATGACAAGGAAGCGGCGGACGCCGCCGTTGCCTTTATCAACTGCCTGAAGCATACCAAGGGCGAATGGTACGGGATGCCCTTTGAACTCATTGACTGGCAGGAGCAGATTGTCCGGGATATATTCGGCGTCTTGAAACCCAACGGATACCGGCAGTTCAACACCGCTTATGTGGAAATCCCAAAGAAGCAGGGGAAACAGCTTGCCCTGGACACGCCTGTTCCCACGCCGGACAGCTGGAAGCGGATGGGGGAACTGAAACAGGGCGACCTTGTATTTGATGAAAACGGAAACCCCTGTTATGTTCTTGCCCTCAGCGAGATTGATGACGCCGAACAGGCATACAGGCTTACGTTCGGTGACGGCAGTTCCATCATTGCCGGGGCAAGGCACCTGTGGAAGGTGCAGGTCATTAACAATGGGCGAAAGGAAAGGCTTCTTCAAACGCAGCAGATGTATGAGGCCTTTTCCGCTTATCGAAAACGCCACAGGGACGCTCCTTTTCGCTCCATATACAGAATACCTGTTGCGGGCGCTTTAAAGCTGCCGGACGCCGAACTGCCGGTAGATCCGTATCTTTACGGCTACTGGCTGGGGAACGGGTGCGCCGCCAAGCCGGAGATAACGGTTCGCACATGCGATGTCGCGGGTGTGCTCAAAAGGATACCATATGAAGTTTCTTCCCTATGGAAAAACGTCGGCGACAGCGTGGTTGTGCGCATACCCGTTTTGAAAAGCGTATTATTAAATTCCCATCACAGCAAGCATATTCCTTTGGAGTATTTAAGGGCTTCCGAAAATCAGCGCTGGGAACTTTTGCAGGGGCTTATGGATTCCGACGGCTGCATAGGGAAATTAAAAGCGCAAAGCACCTATGTCAGCACGGAAAGACAGCTTGCCTTGGACGTCCGTGAACTGTTGTGGAGCCTCGGCATAAAAAACTCAATGACGGAAAGCCCGTCAATGCGCTGCGGCAAGCCTACCGGCAGAACGCTTTATACCATCAGGTTCACGTCATTTGCCGATCTGCCCACAAGCGGGCTTGCCAGGAAACTATGCCGCCGCAAGGAAACAGCCTCATCCCCGACCCGCTCCAATTACCACTACATCCATTCCATAGAGCCTGTAAAGGAGCGCATACCAATGCGGTGCATTCAGGTGAGCTCGCCGTCCCGCCAGTATTTGGCAGGGCCTTCCATGGTGCCTACGCACAATTCCGAGCTTGCGGCGGCCATCGCCCTATACCTGACCTGCGGCGATTTCGAGCATGGCGGCGAGGTGTATGGCTGCGCTTCCGATAGGCAGCAGGCTTCCATCGTATTTGACGTGGCGGTGGATATGGTGGAGCAATGCCCTGCGTTAAAGTCCCGTATTAAGCCGATATTGTCGAGAAAACGGCTGATTTACAGGCCGCTGGGCAGTTTTTATCAGGTGCTTTCAGCGGAGGCGTATACCAAGCATGGGCTGAACGTCCATGGCGTTATCTTTGATGAAATTCATACGCAGCCCAACCGGGAACTGTATGACGTTATGACCAAAGGTTCCGGCGACGCGAGAAAACAGCCGCTGTTTTTCCTGATCACGACGGCAGGAACCGATAGGAACTCCATCTGCTGGGAGGTGCACCAAAAGGCTGAGGACATCCTGCAGGGACGAAAAATCGATCCGACATTCTACCCGGTTATCTACAGCGCAGCCGATACAGACGACTGGACAAGCGAAAAGGTGTGGAAAAAGGTCAACCCATCGCTGGGCATTACAGTGGATATTGAAAAGCTGAGGGTGGCTTTTGAAAACGCCAAGCAAAACCCCGCAGAGGAAAACTTATTCCGCCAGCTTCGCTTAAATCAGTGGGTAAAGCAATCGGTGCGCTGGATGCCTATGGATAAATGGGATAAATGCGCCTTCCCCGTCGACGCCGACAGCCTGCGCGGTCGCACCTGCTACGGCGGGCTTGATTTATCCAGCACAACGGATATCACAGCTTTTGTTCTCGTGTTTCCGCCGCTGGATGAGGACGACAAATATCAGATTCTCCCGTTTTTCTGGATACCGGAGGACAATATTGACCAGCGTGTGCGGCGGGATCATGTGCCATATGACGTCTGGGAACGGCAGAGCTTTTTATACACCACCGAGGGCAACGTGGTTCATTACGGCTTCATCGAGAGCTTTATTGAGGAGCTTGGCATGAAATACAACATCAGGGAAATCGCCTTCGACCGCTGGGGCGCGGTGCAGATGACGCAGAACCTGGAAAGCATGGGCTTTACGGTTGTTCCCTTCGGGCAGGGTTTCAAGGACATGTCGCCGCCCACGAAAGAGCTGATGAAGCTGACTTTGGAGGAGCGCATCGCCCACGGCGGCCATCCGGTGCTGCGCTGGATGATGGACAATATTTTTGTCAAAACCGATCCGGCCGGCAACATAAAGCCTGATAAAGAAAAGTCCACCGAGAGGATAGACGGCGCGGTTGCGCTCATTATGGCGCTTGACCGTGCGTTAAGGCACAGCGGGGAGAATACCGGCTCGGTTTATGACGAAAGGGGGTTGTTGTTTATATGA
- a CDS encoding virulence factor — protein MRNNSFRFSQKVAGQERKVIAAIIAEALGGQVRYAGAPGFAYEANDGSPAGSWTVDRDGVVHSPETGLDEIKSVRPVIDALNIAGLSAEGNMTIALALHGFGEANLENLKNMLASKETLLKKALSADCDIEVSAENNEITFPFWNATLNADEVQTYITLARQMAEQAKTQKRVLAAEKPADNEKYAFRCFLLRLGFIGDEYRTERRILLSKLSGNGAYRKGRAKAADEDE, from the coding sequence ATGAGGAATAACAGCTTCCGCTTTTCACAGAAGGTTGCCGGCCAGGAGAGGAAAGTCATTGCCGCAATAATCGCCGAGGCCCTCGGAGGCCAGGTGCGTTATGCCGGAGCGCCGGGTTTTGCTTATGAGGCAAACGACGGGAGCCCCGCTGGCAGCTGGACGGTTGATAGGGACGGCGTGGTGCATTCGCCGGAAACCGGCCTTGACGAAATCAAAAGCGTCCGGCCGGTGATCGATGCGCTGAATATCGCCGGGCTGTCAGCGGAGGGGAATATGACGATTGCGCTTGCTTTGCACGGTTTTGGCGAGGCGAATCTTGAAAACCTTAAAAATATGCTGGCAAGCAAGGAAACGCTGCTCAAGAAAGCTCTGTCGGCTGACTGTGACATAGAAGTTTCGGCTGAAAACAACGAAATCACATTCCCTTTTTGGAATGCGACTTTAAATGCCGACGAGGTGCAGACGTATATCACGCTGGCAAGGCAGATGGCGGAACAGGCAAAGACGCAGAAGCGCGTGCTGGCTGCCGAAAAACCGGCGGACAATGAAAAGTACGCCTTCCGCTGTTTCCTGCTCCGGCTGGGGTTTATAGGGGATGAATACAGGACCGAGCGCAGGATATTGCTTTCAAAGCTGTCCGGCAACGGGGCGTACCGGAAAGGCAGAGCAAAGGCGGCGGATGAAGATGAATGA